The genomic window CTTTAGGTAGTGTTCCTGCTGCTTTGCTGACTTTGTGGATTCTGGATATCTATAAAACAGATGTCACAGCAATAAATAAGGTTATAAAATACAGTTTAGGCTGGGCGTTATTGTTTACTTCGGTGGCGATTGTTTTTAAGACAAAATTGTTGGTTCTTTCGCAAAAACACGCTGGCGATAAGTTTCATAAAGAGAGTGTGACTCAAAACGTATTAACTGTTGGTATTGGGGTTCTATTGGGAGCTACAGTTACTCTAACTTCAATTGGTGCGGGTGCTTTGGGTACGGTTACTTTATTTTTCTTGTATCCGCTTTTGCCTACTCCAAGATTGGTTGGTACCGAGATTGCTCATGCTGTTCCTTTGACACTTGTAGCGGGAATTGGTCACGCTTCGATGGGAAATTTAGATTTAGCATTATTAGCCCAATTGCTTATGGGATCACTTCCTGGTATTTATCTTGGGAGTATATTGAGCGGTAAAGTTCCCGATTTATTACTTCGAAATGCTATTGCAATTATGCTATTTTTCGTGGGATACAAATTAGTTTTTGCTTCTTAAAATTAAAAAACGATATCAGCGAGGGTATTGTTTTCCAATATCATTAAAGTATTGTCACGAACTTCCATCATTAGCTTACGAACAGCACAAATAGTTTCGTCAGTACAATCATCGCAAGGTTCGTAGAAATTATGACTGGCGCAAGGCAACAAGGCAATTGGTCCTTCGAGAATCCGATAGACTTTTGCCATATTAATGTCTTTGGGCTCTTTGATAAGATAGTAGCCACCGCCTTTTCCTTTTTTGGCTCCTAAAAAACCGGAATGGCGCAAGAGCAATAAAATACTTTCTAAAAACTTAATCGAAATTTTCTCGCTTTTTGCAATTTCAGCAATCTGCACAGGAGTTTGATCTTCTCGGCGAGCCAAAAAGGTCAAAGCTTTAATTCCGTATTTAGTTTTTTTTGAGAGCATTTTGATTTTTGATGGTGTTTAAAAAACTTTGTCAAAGTTTAAAACTTTGACAAAGCTAATAATCTAATAATTAAGATAATGCCTGCTCTAAATCAGCAATAACATCTTTTACGGTTTCCAATCCTACTGAAACACGTACTAAACCTTCTGTAATTCCAACCGCTAATTTTTCTTCAACAGACAATTTGCTGTGTGTGGTAGAAGCTGGATGCGTCACAATAGTTTTTGCATCCCCAATATTTGCCGAAAGGGAACATAATTTTATTTTGTCCAAAAATTTTCTTCCGCCTTCTAATCCGCCTTTAATTTCAAAAGCAATAATATTACCTCCTAAAAGCATTTGTTTTTTGGCTACTTCATATTTAGGATGCGATTTCAAGAAAGGATATTTCACACTATTTACATTCGGATGGCTTTCTAAAAATTCAGCAACTTTTAAGGCGTTTTCACAATGTCTGTCCACACGAATGGCTAAAGTCTCTAAACTTTTCGACAAAACCCACGCATTAAACGGTGATAAAGCTGGCCCTGTATTTCTTGAGAATAAATAAATTTGACGTATTAAATCTGCTTGCCCCACAGCAACTCCGCCTAAAACACGTCCTTGTCCGTCCATCAATTTAGTCGCCGAATGTACTACTATATGAGCACCATACTTTATAGGCTGTTGAATATATGGTGTTACAAAACAGTTATCAATTATCAGAATTAAGTTGTGTTTTTTGGCAATCTGACCCAATAATTCCAAATCAACCACATCTACTCCAGGGTTAGTCGGCGTTTCTGCATATAAGATTTTGGTATTCGGTTTGATAAAACTCTCAATTGTTTCCGGCTTATTAATATCGAAATACGTAGTCTCAATATTCCACTTTGGAAAATAAGTCATAAACAACGCGTGAGTCGAACCAAACACGCTTCCAGCAGACACAATATGATCACCTGAACTTAACAAAGCGGCAAACGTAGAATAAATCGCCGCCATTCCTGTAGCAAAAGCATAACCTGCCTCCGCACCTTCCATAGCGCAAACTTTATCTACAAACTCGGTTGTGTTTGGGTTGCTAAAACGGCTATAAATATTACGTATTTTTTCTTCTGTAAAAGAAGCTCTCATATCCTCTGCATCATCAAATACAAAACTGGATGACAAATACAAAGGTGTTGAATGCTCCTGAAATTGTGATTTCTCTAAATGGTTGCGTATCGCTTCGGTTTCAAAACCAAATTCTTGTTCGTTCATTTTTTTATTTTTTTAAACACGAATTCCACAAATTTGCACGAATTCATATTGTTTTAAATTTCACTAACTAAACAATTTATTTAATCAGTATCTATATTTATTTGAAGTTTAAATTAGATTTTCGCTAATTCTACTCCGTTCAAAACTACTTTATAATGTATTGTTGCTGTTGGCTCTACAGTTTTAGAAACCGAGCAATATTTATCGAAAGATAATTGTGCCGCTTTTGCCGCTTTGTCTTCTTTAATGTTTCCTTCCAATAAAAAAACCACGTAAATATCTTTGAAAGGTTTTGCTTCGCCCACTTGCACACGCTCGCCTTCTACTTCTGCTTTGAAAGAAGTGATTTCCTGACGCTGTTTTTTTAGAATCGAAATCATATCAATTCCACTGCATCCTGCAACACCCATCAATACTAATTCCATTGGACTTGGCCCCATATCATTACCTCCAAAATCAGGACGTGCATCTACATTTACTATATGTCCACGTTCGTTTTTTAATTCGAAGTGGAAGTTTTCGTTTACTCTGTTTAGTGTTATTTTCATTCTTTTTCTTTTTTAAATCTGAAATCAAAAATCGTTAATCTGCAATCTTAAATCAATTATCCTTTCTCCGACAATCTCAAAATATCTCCAAAAACACCTCTCGCTGTAACTGCCGATCCTGCTCCAGCTCCTTGAATCACAATTGGTCGGTCTCCGTAGGATTCGGTGTAAATTTCAAAGAAAGAATCAGAACCTTTTAATCCGCCCAAGGCTGTATCCGAAGGTACAGAAACTAATTTCACTTCCAAATTTCCTTTGTCATTTTGCAAATCGCCTGACAATTCGCCAATGTATCTCAACACGTGATTTGGTTCTTGCTCTTCTTTTATTTTAGTATAAATTGGATCGAATTCTTTTAATTTATTCAAGAAATCAGTAACATTTCCTTCACGCAAATGTTCTGGAATCAGGTTTTGAATATGGATTTCTTCGAATTCATTTTGCAAATCCAATTCTCTAGCCAAAATTAACAATTTTCTACCAACATCGTTTCCGCATAAATCTTCTCTCGGATCCGGTTCTGTATAACCGTTATCGATAGCTTCTTTCAGAATTTCGCTGAATGGAACATCTTTAGCAGAGAAATTATTGAATAAATAACTCAAAGTTCCGGAGAAAACTCCTTTTATTTTAGTAATGTTTTCACCTGAAAGATGCAATAATTTTATGGTATCAATCAATGGTAATCCTGCTCCAACATTGGTTTCGTACAAATAATTCTTTTGGTTTTCCGCCAATACTTTTCGCAAGTCTTTGTAAAACTTATAACTCAAAGTATTCGCTACTTTATTAGAAGAAATCAAATCGAAACCATTTTCTGCCAATTTGGTATAATTCTCTACAAATACAGCACTTGCTGAATTATCCACAGCAATCAAATTCTCCAAATGATTTTCATTGGCGAAAGCAATAACATCATCAATTGTATAAGAGAAACCATTGGTCTGGATTTCGTTTTTCCAATTGGGAGATACGCCATTTTTATTCAAAAGCAAATTCTTGGAATTCGCAATCGCAAAAACATTCAGTTTGATGTCTTTCCTTTTTTCGATAGCTGGAGCCGATTCTAAAATTTGATTGATCAAAGTTCCGCCTACCAATCCGTGACCGAAAATAGCAATATTGATTTTCTTGGAAACTCCAAAAATCTCACCGTGAATTACGTTCAAGGCTTTGTGTAATTCTGATTTTTTTACTACCAAACTCACATTTTTACCCGTAACCGTATTATTGAAAAGAATGGGAACAATTTTATTTTTAATCAAGGCCGTGTAGGGTTTGTGGAAAGTACTCAAATCCTGACCAATAATCGAAATCACCGAAACATTATCGGTTACCGAAATTTTGTTCACGTCTTTGGAATAAAAATCATTTTCGAATTCTTTCTCCAATTCTACCATCGCTTTTGTGGCGTCATTGGCATTTACAACCAAGCCAATTCCACGTTCAGACGAACCCTGAGAAATGATGCTTACGCTAATATCATTGTCACCCATTACTCTAAAAATACGAGCATCAACACCCGTTTTTCCTAGTAATCCTCTTCCTTCCAGGTTTACCAATGACACATTTTCTAAAACCGAAAGCGTTTTAATTCCTTCTTTGTTTGATTTTGAAGTAATTAATGTTCCTTGATTATCATCATTGAAAGTGTTTAGAATTCGTAACGGAATATTTTTTTCCAACAAAGGAATAATCGTTTTGGCGTGCAAAATAGTCGCTCCAAAATTCGCTATTTCGTTGGCTTCATTAAACGACAAACGATCAATTTTCTTCGCATCTGGAACTAATTCAGGGTTTGCAGTATAAATTCCGTCAACGTGTGTATAATTTTGAAGTTCTTCTGCTTCAAGATAATTCGCAAACAACGAAGCCGTGTAATTGCTACCGTTTCTTCCTAAAGTTGTGGTGTCGTTATTATTATTCGACCCAATAAAACCGGTAATAATATTTACAGTATCGTTATTTTCTTTGAAATAATTGATCACGTTTTTCTTGGAAGCTTGTTCCAATGGCTGTGCATCTCCAAATTTAGAATCCGTTTTTATCAACGCTCTTGAATCAGTCAGATTAGCACTTATTCCTTTTTGGTTCAAAATAGCAGTCAGCAATTTTGCCGAAAGCAATTCGCCCTGCGATAAAATCTGGTCTTTAATTTTGTTGCTGTAATCGCCAATTAGGCTTACACCTTCAAAAAGTTTGTCTAAAACTTCAAATTCAACTGATAAATCGATGTCCTTGTATTCACCATTTTGTTCTTTCTTGAAATTTTCTAATGGCGTTTTATAATCTTTATTTTTAGCTGCGATTGCCAAAATATCTTCTAATTCATCAGTCGCATTTCCACGTGCAGAAACGACAACAGCTATTTGTTCGCCTTGATTGACTTTGCTTTCGATTATCGAAATTACTTTGTTTAATCCTTTGCCATTGGATAAAGATTTACCCCCAAATTTTAATATTTTCATCTGTTCTGTATCTATAATGCTTAAAAAATATCCTTAAGCAAATTATCTAATTGTTTGTATTCTATCAAAAACGCATCGTGTCCGTGGATTGATTTTATCTCACCGTAAGAAACATTTTTATTTAGTTTTTTTAATTCTTCGAAAGTTTCTCTGTTCTCATTTGCAGTAAAAAACAAATCAGAATCAATTCCAATGATATGAATATTGGCTTCCACTTTAGCAATAATTTCATCGAATGAACTTCTGTTTCTGGTAATATCAATCGACTTTAACAATTGATTCATCATTTTATAAGCCGAAAGCTGAAAACGCTTCTGCAATTTGGCACCGTGATGATTCAGCCAGCTTTCTACATTAAAAATTGCCAGTTCTTCATTGGTTGTACGCTGAAACTTCACTTTGAACGATTCTGGTGTTCTATAGCACAACATCGCGTGAATTCTCGCATCTTCAATTGGTTTACGGGAATTTTTCAATATTTGTTCCTGTAAATAGCAATTCGCTATCAGCCAATCTGTCGATTTCCAATCGGTAGCAATCGGAATTAAATGTTGGGTGATTTTTGGTTCTAATGCCACCATTTCCCAAGCAATTCCTCCGCCTACTGAACCTCCAATAATAGCGTATAATTGTTCAATTTTCAACTCTTTGATTCCTTCCAGAAAAAGTTTGGCAATATCTCTTGAATTGAAATCCAAGTAATTTTCTATCAAAACATCGTCATAACCATTTCCAGGAACGTTGAATGCTAAAACAGTATATTTAGTAATATCAATAGTTTTATTTTCGCCAATTAGACTGTTCCACCAGCCAGTTTCGCCAACCACTTGTGAATTTCCAGTCAAAGCGTGATTTACCAAAACAATTGGAGCTGTATTTAATGCTGGTCCAAAAACTTGAAAACTCAAATTGATGGATGCGCAAAATGCGCCACTTTCGGTGGTAATATTTTGTAATGTAATAGATGTTGGTTTATTTTCCAATATTCAAATCTTTTGATAATTTTTGATTTGCGTTTGGAATATTAGAAAGAAAACTAGAAGAGACCTAGAATCTTGTTGTTATCTTTTCCCTAAATGGGATAGAATGTAGCACCTTCTTCGTTGGCAAAGGGTTGCTAAGCTTTCATCGGGTCTATTCCCTCGAGCTTTCTTTATAACATTTCAATACGTTTGTGAACTTAAAGGTGCAAATTAACCACATTTTTTTCAAAAAACCAAATTTTAGGCTATTGGGTTTTTATTTAAAAATTAAAATAGCATCGGACAGATCCTATAAAAGACTCTGCCCATGCTTGTTTTAAATTCACTTTTGAATCTAATCTTCATTAAATAAAAAGCGTTTCATTTTCTTCGGCATACAATAAGCTCAACAAAGAAGCTGTTGCTTTTCCTGAAGTTGGAGTTCTTTTCAAATTGAATCCAAATCTCTTGTTGGTTAATTCTAAATTATCTCCTGTGTTTGTGTTGGTTTTTGCGTTTGTTCCTCTCAAAGACCTAAATGTGTTTGTTATATATTTTAGCGTTTTCATACTATCTGTATTTTTAAATGTTCTACTTTTTTTACAACCTTTTGAATTTTCAATTGGTCTTTTTTTAAAAAGGGTTGCATCAAAATTTCCGTTGGAAAATTAATAAACCTATTTTTTAATTGTGTAAATATTGAGTTAACGAATTCTAAATATTTACTAAATCTAACTTCGATTTTTTCAAATTTGAGTTAGTGTCTTTTGTGTTTTATTTACTAAAGCAAAAAACCCTTTTAGATAGGCATCCAAAAGGGTTTTAAGTTCAGTTACAACTTATACTTTTGGAATCAGCAGACACAAATACACATAACGGATTTTGAACAAATCATCGATTTGACATTGGACAAGCTCATCTGTTTCTGTTTTAAATGGTTCATAGTATTTGTATTTGTGATTAATATATTTCAAAAAAAAAGCCTCCCGTTTTGTGGG from Flavobacterium eburneipallidum includes these protein-coding regions:
- a CDS encoding sulfite exporter TauE/SafE family protein, translated to MDFQIGLVIAGIVVGFIVGMTGVGGGSLMTPILLYFGIPPTKAVGTDLLYAAFTKMGGVYVHNKKKNINWTITGWLSLGSVPAALLTLWILDIYKTDVTAINKVIKYSLGWALLFTSVAIVFKTKLLVLSQKHAGDKFHKESVTQNVLTVGIGVLLGATVTLTSIGAGALGTVTLFFLYPLLPTPRLVGTEIAHAVPLTLVAGIGHASMGNLDLALLAQLLMGSLPGIYLGSILSGKVPDLLLRNAIAIMLFFVGYKLVFAS
- a CDS encoding RrF2 family transcriptional regulator, which codes for MLSKKTKYGIKALTFLARREDQTPVQIAEIAKSEKISIKFLESILLLLRHSGFLGAKKGKGGGYYLIKEPKDINMAKVYRILEGPIALLPCASHNFYEPCDDCTDETICAVRKLMMEVRDNTLMILENNTLADIVF
- a CDS encoding trans-sulfuration enzyme family protein, with protein sequence MNEQEFGFETEAIRNHLEKSQFQEHSTPLYLSSSFVFDDAEDMRASFTEEKIRNIYSRFSNPNTTEFVDKVCAMEGAEAGYAFATGMAAIYSTFAALLSSGDHIVSAGSVFGSTHALFMTYFPKWNIETTYFDINKPETIESFIKPNTKILYAETPTNPGVDVVDLELLGQIAKKHNLILIIDNCFVTPYIQQPIKYGAHIVVHSATKLMDGQGRVLGGVAVGQADLIRQIYLFSRNTGPALSPFNAWVLSKSLETLAIRVDRHCENALKVAEFLESHPNVNSVKYPFLKSHPKYEVAKKQMLLGGNIIAFEIKGGLEGGRKFLDKIKLCSLSANIGDAKTIVTHPASTTHSKLSVEEKLAVGITEGLVRVSVGLETVKDVIADLEQALS
- a CDS encoding OsmC family protein: MKITLNRVNENFHFELKNERGHIVNVDARPDFGGNDMGPSPMELVLMGVAGCSGIDMISILKKQRQEITSFKAEVEGERVQVGEAKPFKDIYVVFLLEGNIKEDKAAKAAQLSFDKYCSVSKTVEPTATIHYKVVLNGVELAKI
- the thrA gene encoding bifunctional aspartate kinase/homoserine dehydrogenase I, whose protein sequence is MKILKFGGKSLSNGKGLNKVISIIESKVNQGEQIAVVVSARGNATDELEDILAIAAKNKDYKTPLENFKKEQNGEYKDIDLSVEFEVLDKLFEGVSLIGDYSNKIKDQILSQGELLSAKLLTAILNQKGISANLTDSRALIKTDSKFGDAQPLEQASKKNVINYFKENNDTVNIITGFIGSNNNNDTTTLGRNGSNYTASLFANYLEAEELQNYTHVDGIYTANPELVPDAKKIDRLSFNEANEIANFGATILHAKTIIPLLEKNIPLRILNTFNDDNQGTLITSKSNKEGIKTLSVLENVSLVNLEGRGLLGKTGVDARIFRVMGDNDISVSIISQGSSERGIGLVVNANDATKAMVELEKEFENDFYSKDVNKISVTDNVSVISIIGQDLSTFHKPYTALIKNKIVPILFNNTVTGKNVSLVVKKSELHKALNVIHGEIFGVSKKINIAIFGHGLVGGTLINQILESAPAIEKRKDIKLNVFAIANSKNLLLNKNGVSPNWKNEIQTNGFSYTIDDVIAFANENHLENLIAVDNSASAVFVENYTKLAENGFDLISSNKVANTLSYKFYKDLRKVLAENQKNYLYETNVGAGLPLIDTIKLLHLSGENITKIKGVFSGTLSYLFNNFSAKDVPFSEILKEAIDNGYTEPDPREDLCGNDVGRKLLILARELDLQNEFEEIHIQNLIPEHLREGNVTDFLNKLKEFDPIYTKIKEEQEPNHVLRYIGELSGDLQNDKGNLEVKLVSVPSDTALGGLKGSDSFFEIYTESYGDRPIVIQGAGAGSAVTARGVFGDILRLSEKG
- a CDS encoding alpha/beta fold hydrolase, with amino-acid sequence MENKPTSITLQNITTESGAFCASINLSFQVFGPALNTAPIVLVNHALTGNSQVVGETGWWNSLIGENKTIDITKYTVLAFNVPGNGYDDVLIENYLDFNSRDIAKLFLEGIKELKIEQLYAIIGGSVGGGIAWEMVALEPKITQHLIPIATDWKSTDWLIANCYLQEQILKNSRKPIEDARIHAMLCYRTPESFKVKFQRTTNEELAIFNVESWLNHHGAKLQKRFQLSAYKMMNQLLKSIDITRNRSSFDEIIAKVEANIHIIGIDSDLFFTANENRETFEELKKLNKNVSYGEIKSIHGHDAFLIEYKQLDNLLKDIF